The genomic stretch AAAGGCCTTCCGCTGCCCCGGAACCAAGCGATAGGGCGCTAGAACTACAGCCGCTGCTCGTGTAAAGTCGACGCCACCACTGTAAACGGCCCGTTCCAAAACaaaccacatcatcatcgctcCATAGTTCGGATCAAATTTTTAACTTATCACGACCATCATCACGTTATCATTCAGTCCAGTACCGGATTTCAGTGTCCATCAGGCAGTCAAGACAGCAATCATCTCATGTTCTTGATAGACTCCACCGATCAATCGAATCAACGGAGAGGGAGCCTACCTTATGATATGAAAGTCGGAGCCGGACCGCCCCGGACAAGGCCGGATATATCGGATCCTCCAAGAATTCCTGACTGGCCGGATTAAACCTTCCCATAATAAAGTATCACATCGACCAAACACATGATACATAAGAATCCGTCACTTTTCAAAACTTCcccgcatcaccaccaccatctaaAATCCCTTCCCCAGCTTCCGCTTGAGCGAAGGAAGCATCACAAAATGCACTTATATCCGAGGTTATGTATGTCTAACATCGTGACGTCCCAACAGACCCCAAAAAGACACTTCCCCGCATAAAGGATCATGACAAAACGCGGGGTTGAGCCGAAGCTAAACAGCCCCCAGATCGTCAAAAGATTGCCGAGCCGGGAACTCGGTAGTCTGGAAAGCAGCTGAGACTGCCCGGTCCATATCAAACGGCCTGGGGGTTGCGCTCGGGGGGCGGAGACGCCGGCTGGGCAGCCATCCCGAAAGCCGGGTTCCACCACTTCAAGGTCACTTGGTCTAAAAATCAACAAATGAATAAAAAACATGTCTTTCCTATCTCTTTTGGGCGCCGCCGTCCGGCAGAAACGCAaccgccctctccaaaaaCATCGCTTGCTTTTACTacaaaaaaaacaccatACTCTAAGAGCCTGCAGGGCCACCCAACAGCGCAAATCTCCGAACAATACTTGGGCCATATTCTTGGTACTATAAGACAGTTAGCCATCATTGCTCGACATATATGGTCAGTATGAGGGACACATACCTCCGCCTTGGTGTGGCAGTAGGACCGGAACTCGGGTGTTTGACCAAGCAAACTGCCACCAAACCAGGGGCCGTGCCTTTGTCGCTTGTGCGTGATGACTTGGACATCAAGACCACCGCTCTTGGCTCCACCGCTGCGAGCCTCGCTGGCCCGAATTCTGGCATCCACCAACTGCTTGATATCACGCTGTAATCTGCGACCAAAGTCCTTGTAGAGTGTGCTACCACCAGAGAGGACAATGTTCTTGTAGAGACCGCGGCGCACATCGATAGGGGATGACTGGATGacgccatccaccaccacgggaAGGGGAGTCAAAAAGTCGGACGAGTAGATTTcggggttgaagaagattTCAGGAGCAAGGAAGCGCTCGTAACCAACATCGACAGTCGCTTGGCGACCGCCGGGGTGCGCAACAACGTGCTTCATGAAGCGACTGCGGTCACGATCGAAGCGGTCAAACTCCTTGACAATGTCGGGGCACACATAGCAGTACtgctccttgatctcctgcGCCGTCTTGAGCGACGAGTCGGGCTCGCCGCGGTCTCTCAGGAGTGACTGGACAAAGTAGGTGATGTCGCGTCCAGCAATGGGAATAGACTTGATCGATGATCCAATAACATAGCCCTCGGCCACGGGGATGACGTGGGTGACACCGTCACCCGAGTCAATAACAGTACCGGTCAGGGATCGGTCGGTGACCTTGGATGAGGTCCAGGAGGCAGCAAGAGCCAACACGGCCTGAACGGCAATATATAGACCGGCGCAGTTGAAAGACTCGAAGAAAATCTCGGCCGTGTTTTCACGGTTTTCgggggggttcaggggtggttcggtgaggaggaagtgaTGATCCTCAGGCTCGACCCTCAAATATTTAAAGATGGAGTTGGACCAGAATCTCTCCATGTGATCCTGGGTATCCTCGTATTAGCATTgtgcttcctcttccaaccCGATGCGACTAGACCCACCCAGTTCTCTATTTGACCGTGTCGGATTGGGTAGTGCAGCCCGTAACCGGGGCCAGAAGAGGCGGCGATGGCTTCGTCGCCAATAAAGTAATCGAGGTCCTCAGTGCCGCGCTTGGCCGAGAGATGGCCGGTCGGACCAGCACCGCCAGTGAGGAAAGAGGGCTTGTTCGCTACGGCCGGACGGCCAGAGCCAGACCCGGCGCTACCGGCAGCGGCCTTGGTCGCGATGGCGGTCGGGAAAACGAAGGACGGGGAATCATTGCCGGCAAAACCTGGGCAGAGCCGGTCAGATGTTGTTTACGAAAAGGATGTTACCGGTCGATACCCGAAGCTACGAACCTAACTTGGAGAAGCCAGTGCCGCTGCGCGCATGATGTTAGTGACGATGACCTTCAAGCTGGGAGCTGGCTGCTACCTGGACTGGGAAGAGCGGGGCTTGATTTAAGGGGCTGCGACGTACTTGTCCATGACAACGGCCGGCGTTTGGTTTGCCATGTTGACGATGGGGTTGCGGCCGAATGCAGCTCGTGTGTTGAAGAATCAAGTGTTGCTTTGCGGAACGGGAATGGAAATTGGGGGATCGTGAGCCGGACGTCGAAGGTGGCAGGCAGTCGGCGCCCAGTGGAGGTTGGAGGTCCAAGATTACGTCTCGCCAGCAGCGAGCTCCATCCATGTTGCGGTGGCTCTGCGGCTGTGCGCCAAGAGAGAGCCCCGCCAGACTATGGCGGTCAACAGAAGCTCTTGTGACAAAACCTCTCTGGCTCTCTTTCCCCTCAACATTTAACTCCAGTGTCACTCTCACCTTCTGGGTAATGGTCTCGAATGTCTAGCCAAGAGCTTCAAGATATTGTTAGAAGATGGCAGGTCCAAGTTCCTGAGCCTTGTTTTCATGGCATGGCTTTCAGAGGTCATCTTAGAGCATTCTCGTCTCAATGTCAATCAATCATGATTCGTTGTGGTTGCAGTCCCCAACATCCGCCAGGTCGGCTCCAAATCCAAAAAGCTCCGCAGTAAACATTTGGCAAGCGCCATGAAGCTCTCACCGTCCACATAACCCAAgaagcaaccaccaccccaggaAACCACCTTCCTCCCGCCATTTGCACACCCTGACGTAGATCCGAAGACGCCCGGGAATCCGTGGTTTGGTCAAACTCTTGGAAATCACCAACTACTGCATCTTCTTCGTCCATCAACCGTCCACCTCAAAACACCTCCTTTCCGCTGTCCTGAGTTTGTCTCAAACCACCggcaaaccaaaccaaatTTATTTATCACAGCACCCTTATACAGCATCGTTTGTGTAAATTGCCTGTCGTCCCACCAAAGACCTAACCTTCCCGTCTCCATCCATCGTCGCGCCCCTGGCCCGCTCACGATCACCGTCCTGCCTCTTGCTCACCCTCACATGTATCCATGACAGGACTTTAGCGTCGCCACACGCCCTCTTTACCCCGGACTACAATCCCCCCCGTTTTGACTTTCCACCTCGCCTCTGCTCGCACGCCGGTCCTAAATCCTCCGACCATCAACACGCCCTATCGGGTCGCCCTATCTCGCAGAACCCGTGGTataaggggggggggggcctTTACGTCTCGCGACGATGCAACGCAGCTCAAGTAGCCCCGAACTCTCACCAATATCCTCTGGAGATGGGGCTGCCGACCGGGTCTGGAGGAGGAAACAGCCCCAGCCGGTTGCTGCGATCTTTATCCATGCTGGTGCCGGTTACCACAGCGTTGCCAATGAACATGTGCATCTCAGTGCATGTAGCGAGTAAGCCCTGTTCGTCCTCGGTCTATGCTCTCACATAGCAGGTATACTGATTGTCGAGCATAGAGCGGCCAAGCTGGGCATGAGCTTTCTGAGAGCTGGTGCTTCTGCTACCCAAGCCGTGGAAGCTGCTATCAAATACCTCGAGGACAGGGAAATCACCAATGCTGGCTTCGGCAGCAACTTGACCATGGACGGCATTGTCGAGTGTGATGCGACTGTGGTAGACCACTTGGGAAGAAGCGGTGCCTGCGGTGCCGTTCCTGGTATGATGTGCTCACATAGCTACCACGGGAGACTTGAACTAACTCGACGATAGGAGTGCGAAATCCTATATCCCTAGCCAAGCTGATTCTAGACGCAAGCAGTCGTCCTCTGTCACTCCGCCGAGTTCCACCAAACATccttgttggagagggtgccAGAGAGTTCGGGATAGAACATGGCATGCCCCAAGTCTCCAACGAGCAACTGGTTTCGAAGAATGCCAAGGACAGATATCTCCGCTGGAACGAGGACTTAAAACGGGCAGAAGCCAAACTGCACCCCTCGAATCATTTTTCTGGCAGGACTGCTGAAAAGTCCAGCGCTGGAGACTACGAACAGGCCGCCGACCCTGCTGGGCAGTCGTCGGGGCGAGATCACACCAATGCAATCTTGACGGGAACTTGGAATGAAGGTCAACCTGACTCCCCTCATATCCCTGGCACGCCCTTGGGAGAGAATGGATCACCGGCAGGCACTGCGGTTACCACTGCGCGGTCGACTCCCAGCAGCTCGTCCAGGTCCTCATCGTACACCCTGCGAACCCCAAATCCTTTGAGCTACGTCAGTGCCGCCTTTCAAGGGCGCTCGAGGCCATCTCAAAAGCGGCCCAAAGTACGGAAAAGCGTGAGTGATgatgccgccgccttcctcaCGCCGCTCACAGGGACGAACAAAGCACCATCCCCGGCCGCTTCGGCACACGACGGTTCGGTAAGCACTGCGGAGAGCGATAGAGGCGATATCTCTGACGAcggagagaaaaaagaagaggagaaaCAGCCTCTGCCAACTCTTGCTGGCACCAAACGTAGCCGTGAATTCGGTAGCGGCCATGAGGATTTCGTAACAGACACGGTCGGCGCCATCGCCATTGATAACAGGGGTCACATTGCAGCAGGATCTTCTTCTGGGGGTATTGGAATGAAGCATCGCGGCCGAATTGGGCCTGCTGCCCTCGTCGGCATTGGTACCGCTGTTGTGCCGGAGGACCCCGAAGACGAAATGGCGACCTCGGTAGCTGCTGTCACCAGCGGGACAGGCGAACACATGGCCACGTGTATTGCCTCTGCCAAGTGTGCTGAGCGTCTGTTTCACTGTACCCGGCGCGGACCTAGTGGCCAAGATATCGAAGAGCTGGATGAGTCTGCCCTGATGGAGTCCTTCATTGTCAACGACTTTATGGGGCATCCTGGAGTGCGGAACCAGCCCTCGGCTGGAGCGATTGGGGTCATGGCTGTCAAGAAGGACCTGTCGGGAATTTCCTTCTATTTCGCGCACAATACCGACTCATTTGCCTTgtcggcgatggcggcgacagaccaacaaccaacatgTACGATGTCCCGGCTGAGTAAAGCTCATGGGGTGGCGCAGGgtgcgaggaggatgaggtatGACTGACTGGGGAGTTTTCGTTTGCATAAACGCAAGAAGCTGTTGCCGAGATGGAAGAGGGTACCTATTTTGCATTCCCGTTGGAAAGGCATAGCATAGATAAATCATGGCGATGGATGGGATACGGTAGCTAGACTGTCATTGCAAGGGCGGTCATGTCCAGAGAGTCTTGTAGACAGGAGGctttaaaataaaaggatATCCAAGCTCTTTCAATTTTGGATTGTGCAAGTGATACTCCGTGATGACATTCATTCAGTACTCCCTACATAACTCGCCATCGTTAGATACCTGCAAGCCAACAAACAACCACGGCTCATACTAGTACAACAGATACATAAAGAACACATATTGGTCCCCTTTCTTATTTAGACCAGGTATGCCCCTTCCATCTTTTGAGATTATCGAGAAAAAGAATAAGCCGAAATAACGACACACCCTGCCACAACCATGTCTACCTATGCTCTGTTTGCATTTCCATCTCATGATAATACACACCTTTGCTTTCcaattttttatttttttccaaaaaaaaatcattACCACCGTCCCACTAAAGCTcactcaactccctcaccctcctctccaactcGGGCACCTGCCTCAGCAGcacctccaaatcctccttctcatcctccagcTTCATTCTTCTGTCCGCATCCAGCCTCGTAAAGACAAAGTGCCCCTGCCCGTCAAACTGCAAAATGTGCGTGTGGTACTTCCACAAGCTCCTCCGATGACTCACCGTCATGAGCGTGATCCCCAGCGCCTTGGCGTTGTCGTACATGACCTTTTCCGTGTCGAGCGTCACTGAGCTGGTA from Podospora pseudopauciseta strain CBS 411.78 chromosome 3, whole genome shotgun sequence encodes the following:
- the ARP3 gene encoding Actin-related protein 3 (EggNog:ENOG503NW63; COG:Z) is translated as MANQTPAVVMDNGTGFSKLGFAGNDSPSFVFPTAIATKAAAGSAGSGSGRPAVANKPSFLTGGAGPTGHLSAKRGTEDLDYFIGDEAIAASSGPGYGLHYPIRHGQIENWDHMERFWSNSIFKYLRVEPEDHHFLLTEPPLNPPENRENTAEIFFESFNCAGLYIAVQAVLALAASWTSSKVTDRSLTGTVIDSGDGVTHVIPVAEGYVIGSSIKSIPIAGRDITYFVQSLLRDRGEPDSSLKTAQEIKEQYCYVCPDIVKEFDRFDRDRSRFMKHVVAHPGGRQATVDVGYERFLAPEIFFNPEIYSSDFLTPLPVVVDGVIQSSPIDVRRGLYKNIVLSGGSTLYKDFGRRLQRDIKQLVDARIRASEARSGGAKSGGLDVQVITHKRQRHGPWFGGSLLGQTPEFRSYCHTKAEYQEYGPSIVRRFALLGGPAGS
- a CDS encoding hypothetical protein (EggNog:ENOG503NV2I; MEROPS:MER0016969; COG:E) encodes the protein MQRSSSSPELSPISSGDGAADRVWRRKQPQPVAAIFIHAGAGYHSVANEHVHLSACSEAAKLGMSFLRAGASATQAVEAAIKYLEDREITNAGFGSNLTMDGIVECDATVVDHLGRSGACGAVPGVRNPISLAKLILDASSRPLSLRRVPPNILVGEGAREFGIEHGMPQVSNEQLVSKNAKDRYLRWNEDLKRAEAKLHPSNHFSGRTAEKSSAGDYEQAADPAGQSSGRDHTNAILTGTWNEGQPDSPHIPGTPLGENGSPAGTAVTTARSTPSSSSRSSSYTLRTPNPLSYVSAAFQGRSRPSQKRPKVRKSVSDDAAAFLTPLTGTNKAPSPAASAHDGSVSTAESDRGDISDDGEKKEEEKQPLPTLAGTKRSREFGSGHEDFVTDTVGAIAIDNRGHIAAGSSSGGIGMKHRGRIGPAALVGIGTAVVPEDPEDEMATSVAAVTSGTGEHMATCIASAKCAERLFHCTRRGPSGQDIEELDESALMESFIVNDFMGHPGVRNQPSAGAIGVMAVKKDLSGISFYFAHNTDSFALSAMAATDQQPTCTMSRLSKAHGVAQGARRMRYD